One Hypomesus transpacificus isolate Combined female chromosome 16, fHypTra1, whole genome shotgun sequence genomic window carries:
- the ect2 gene encoding protein ECT2 isoform X1 yields MADSSIITLGTARSLLVDVSVCDSRMVDHTFLDVACDDMEDMLPRVETRVVLVGDAGQNEALVKALQAISVMEVPVVKLKGGEPGLNAGEKLMIKSIINMDINKTCLKTDNIREFGDGENAEFETVFVLKDFDTPDYNYLYTNDNRIVGPPVVLYCAGREEPLPFSSRPLYSTTMLNLSLCFTGFRNKEEVKNLVNLVHHMGGTIRKDFSTKVSHLIAYSTHGEKYKLAVCMGTPILTPAWIHKAWERRDEVTFHAGDEEFRTEFKVPPFQDCVLSFLGFSEEDKTNMEERTLKHGGLHLEVGDEKCTHMVVEENSVKELPFAPAKKLYVVKQEWFWGSIQMDARAGESMYSYERSDSPAMKKAVSLLSLNTPNSNRKRRRLRDTLAQLTKETDISPFPPRKRPSAEHSMSMGSLLDFSNTPDTCKALAESSRPSKSSAPASGKQSARWHVSKELYQTESNYVGILSTVLQLFKIPLDKEGQVGGPILAPEEMKTIFGSIPEIYDVHTRIKADLEELVMDWSEDKSVGDIILKYSKDLVKAYPPFVNFFEMSKETIVRCEKQKPRFHAFLKINQSKPECGRQTLVELLIRPVQRLPSVALLLNDIKKHTSEDNPDKVTLERAIESLREVMTHINEDKRKTEGQKQIFDVVYEVDGCPANLLSSHRSLVHRVETIALGDKPCDRGENVTLFLFNDCLEIARKRHKVISTFRSPLGQTRPPAHLKHITLMPLSQIRRVLDLQDTEDCQNAFALVVHPPTEQENLLFSFQLSGEDTAKTAWLRMLCRHIANTICKADAEDLIQNTEPDSVQVSTKDMDSTLSKASRAIKKTSKKVTRAFSFTKTPKRVIQRAFMASSTPDDRSPRLASHNMGRMGSSSTLAMARSSSTFNLSDSGASLNAGASVQRSNSLDQPPRPRASVRIRTMPCGPAPASPAAPGPVTGLHPQSAPPPPSPKPVSGHPRVSFHPGDKYRDALVPCDGRKGGPGSPRKETLL; encoded by the exons ATGGCTGACAGCAGTATCATTACCTTGGGCACTGCTCGCAGTTTGCTGGTGGACGTGTCTGTCTGCGACTCCAGGATGGTCGACCACACGTTCCTGGACGTGGCTTGTGATGACATGGAAG ACATGCTGCCGCGAGTGGAGACCCGTGTGGTGCTGGTGGGAGATGCAGGCCAAAATGAAGCGCTTGTCAAAGCACTCCAG GCCATCTCAGTGATGGAGGTTCCTGTGGTTAAGCTAAAGGGCGGAGAACCAGGCCTCAATGCCGGAGAGAAGCTCATGATTAAGTCTATAATCAATATG gaCATCAACAAAACCTGCTTAAAGACGGACAACATCCGGGAGTTCGGGGACGGCGAGAATGCCGAGTTTGAGACGGTGTTTGTGCTCAAGGACTTCGACACGCCCGACTACAACTACCTGTACACGAACGACAACCGCATCGTGGGCCCCCCTGTGGTGCTGTACTGTgccgggagggaggag CCTCTCCCGTTCTCCTCACGGCCTCTCTACTCCACCACCATGCTGAACCTCTCCCTGTGTTTCACTGGCTTCAGGAACAAGGAGGAAGTG AAAAACCTGGTGAACCTGGTGCACCACATGGGCGGTACAATCCGGAAGGACTTCAGCACCAAGGTGTCCCACCTCATCGCCTACTCCACGCACGGAGAGAAGTACAAg CTGGCCGTGTGCATGGGGACCCCCATCCTCACCCCCGCCTGGATCCACAAGGCCTGGGAGCGCAGGGATGAGGT AACCTTCCATGCCGGCGACGAGGAGTTCCGCACCGAGTTCAAGGTCCCGCCCTTCCAGGACTGCGTGCTGAGTTTCCTGGGCTTCTCCGAGGAGGACAAAACCaacatggaggagaggaccCTCAAACACG GTGGTCTCCATCTGGAGGTGGGAGATGAGAAGTGCACCCACATGGTGGTCGAGGAGAACTCCGTGAAGGAGCTGCCCTTCGCACCAGCCAAGAAGCTTTACGTGGTCAAACAGGAG TGGTTCTGGGGCAGCATCCAGATGGATGCCAGGGCAGGAGAGTCCATGTACTCCTATGAGAGG tcggACAGCCCGGCGATGAAAAAGGCTGTGTcgctcctctccctcaacaCGCCCAACAGCAACCGCAAGCGGCGGCGCCTCAGGGACACCCTGGCCCAGCTCACCAAGGAGACGGACATCTCGCCCTTCCCCCCGCGCAAGCGCCCCTCGGCCGAGCACTCCATGTCCATGGGCTCCCTGCTGGACTTCTCCAACACCCCGGACACGTGCAAGGCCCTGGCAG AGAGTTCCAGGCCGTCAAAGAGCTCCGCCCCGGCTTCGGGCAAGCAGTCAGCCAGGTGGCACGTCTCCAAGGAGCTGTACCAGACCGAGAGCAACTACGTGGGCATCCTCTCCACCgtgctgcag cTGTTTAAGATCCCCCTGGACAAGGAGGGCCAGGTGGGCGGGCCCATCCTGGCCCCAGAGGAAATGAAGACCATATTTGGCAGCATCCCCGAAATCTACGACGTCCACACCAGGATCAAG gctgacctggaggagctggtgatGGACTGGTCTGAGGACAAGAGCGTGGGAGACATCATCCTCAAATAT TCTAAAGACCTGGTCAAGGCCTACCCGCCGTTCGTCAACTTCTTTGAGATGAGCAAGGAGACCATCGTCCGCTGTGAGAAACAGAAGCCGCGCTTCCACGCCTTCCTCAAG ATCAACCAGTCCAAGCCAGAGTGTGGTCGTCAGACCCTTGTGGAGCTGCTCATCCGTCCTGTGCAGAGACTACCCAGTGTGGCGCTGCTGCTCaacg ACATAAAGAAGCACACGTCCGAGGACAACCCTGACAAGGTCACCCTGGAGAGAGCCATCGAGTCCCTCAGGGAGGTGATGAC ccacaTCAACGAGGACAAGAGGAAGACGGAGGGGCAGAAACAGATCTTTGATGTCGTTTACGAGGTGGACGGCTGCccg gcCAACCTGCTGTCCTCCCATCGTAGTCTGGTCCACCGCGTGGAGACCATCGCCCTGGGAGACAAGCCGTGCGACCGCGGTGAAAACgtcaccctcttcctcttcaacgACTGCctggag ATTGCCAGGAAGCGTCACAAGGTGATCAGTACGTTCCGGAGCCCCCTGGGACAGACCAGACCCCCGGCCCACCTCAAACACATCACCCTCATGCCCCTGTCCCAGATCAGGAGGGTGCTGGACCTGCAGGACACTGagg ATTGCCAGAATGCCTTTGCCCTGGTGGTGCACCCGCCCACCGAGCAGGAGAACCTGCTGTTCAGCTTCCAGCTGAGCGGGGAGGACACCGCCAAGACGGCCTGGCTCAGGATGCTCTGCAGACACATCGCCAACACCATCTGCAAGGCCGACGCG GAGGACCTGATCCAGAACACGGAGCCTGACTCGGTGCAGGTCAGCACCAAGGACATGGACAGCACCCTGAGCAAGGCCTCGCGGGCCATCAAGAAGACCTCCAAGAAG GTGACCAGGGCCTTCTCCTTCACCAAGACCCCCAAGCGTGTGATCCAGCGGGCCTTCATGGCCAGCAGCACCCCAGACGACAGGAGCCCCCGGCTGGCCTCCCACAACATGGGCCGCATGGGCAGCAGCTCCACCCTGGCG atggctcgctcctcctccaccttcaacCTCAGCGACAGCGGCGCCTCCCTGAACGCCGGCGCCTCCGTGCAGCGCTCCAACTCCCTTGACCAACCCCCCCGGCCGCGCGCCTCCGTCCGCATACGCACCATGCCCTGCGGCCCGGCCCCCGCTAGCCCCGCGGCCCCAGGCCCCGTCACCGGGCTCCACCCTCAGTCCGCCccgcccccgccctcccccaaaCCCGTCTCCGGCCACCCCAGAGTCAGTTTCCACCCCGGGGACAAGTATAGGGACGCGCTGGTCCCCTGCGATGGCCGCAAGGGAGGCCCGGGGAGCCCTCGCAAGGAGACCCTCCTCTAG